A genomic region of Limnohabitans curvus contains the following coding sequences:
- a CDS encoding ATP-binding protein, whose amino-acid sequence MFHRKASQEIRNHLSWSPAVAILGARQIGKTTLARQIAAEFPKSIYLDLENSQARAKLEQADVFFQAHRDRLIVLDEIQNAPELFSTMRGEIDAERRNGRFLILGSASFKLLQQSQSLAGRLALVDMAPLLLSEVHRDFEDIQTLWLRGGFPNSYTAPNDEASWLWRDGFVRHFLNTDLPALGINVEPELMRRFWRMTAHLHGQLFNASSIAASLGVSSPTVTRYLDHLVQCLMLRRLEPFHANLGKRLVKSPKIYVRDSGLLHYLMGIHNITDMMGHPITGASWEGFCVEQICNHLPAGASVSFYRTAAGAELDVVVETGRQTLGFEIKFSSAPKVTKGFWQACEDIGVNQAYVIAPVQEGWTMANNVQVISPIDIPSYLNPNIHP is encoded by the coding sequence ATGTTTCATCGAAAAGCATCCCAAGAAATTCGCAACCACCTGAGTTGGAGCCCTGCCGTTGCCATTCTTGGTGCGCGCCAAATTGGCAAGACAACGCTGGCTCGGCAGATTGCAGCCGAATTTCCAAAGTCGATTTATCTTGACCTTGAAAACAGCCAAGCACGCGCAAAGCTAGAGCAAGCGGATGTATTTTTTCAAGCCCATCGCGATCGCTTGATCGTGCTGGATGAAATTCAAAACGCGCCTGAGCTGTTCAGCACCATGCGTGGAGAGATTGATGCAGAACGACGCAACGGCCGATTTCTGATTCTCGGGTCTGCCTCATTCAAGCTACTTCAACAGTCGCAATCGTTGGCGGGACGTTTGGCTTTGGTGGATATGGCGCCCTTGCTTCTCAGCGAGGTGCATCGCGACTTCGAGGATATTCAAACCCTGTGGTTGCGAGGTGGTTTCCCTAACAGCTATACAGCCCCTAACGATGAGGCCTCATGGCTTTGGCGGGACGGCTTTGTCCGACATTTCTTAAACACGGACCTGCCCGCATTGGGCATCAATGTTGAGCCTGAACTGATGCGGCGCTTTTGGCGCATGACGGCTCACCTACACGGCCAGTTGTTCAATGCATCAAGCATCGCCGCATCGCTTGGGGTGTCATCGCCCACCGTGACACGCTATCTGGATCACTTGGTGCAATGCCTCATGCTGCGTCGATTGGAGCCGTTTCATGCCAATCTCGGGAAACGGTTGGTGAAATCACCCAAAATTTATGTGCGCGACAGTGGTTTGCTTCATTACCTGATGGGCATACACAACATCACCGACATGATGGGGCATCCAATCACGGGCGCGTCTTGGGAAGGATTTTGTGTTGAGCAAATTTGCAACCACTTACCCGCAGGCGCGAGCGTCTCGTTTTATCGAACGGCCGCAGGTGCTGAACTGGATGTGGTGGTCGAAACAGGCCGTCAAACCCTTGGGTTCGAAATTAAATTCTCCTCTGCACCAAAGGTGACCAAAGGTTTTTGGCAAGCATGCGAAGACATCGGCGTTAACCAGGCCTATGTGATCGCCCCCGTGCAAGAGGGCTGGACGATGGCTAACAATGTTCAAGTTATTTCCCCCATCGACATACCGTCATATCTGAACCCTAACATTCACCCATGA
- the asd gene encoding archaetidylserine decarboxylase (Phosphatidylserine decarboxylase is synthesized as a single chain precursor. Generation of the pyruvoyl active site from a Ser is coupled to cleavage of a Gly-Ser bond between the larger (beta) and smaller (alpha chains). It is an integral membrane protein.): MSDTLFVLSQYVMPKQLLTQFAGAVARARCGKWTHALIKWFVGKYQVNMDEAAQPDITQYACFNDFFTRALKPGARLLADAAFVCPVDGAISQLGHIDGDQVFQAKGHSYSTQALVGGDATLAAQFQDGEFATIYLSPKDYHRIHMPSAGRLRRMIHVPGDLFSVNPATARGVPGLFARNERVVCVFDMPAASGEKPQQYVLVLVGATIVGSMATPWHGVVNPPRPGTVREWAYDDQELSLKQGDEMGRFLLGSTVVLLWPKDTIALNPAWQAAQGVRLGEKMGDAVHA, translated from the coding sequence GTGTCCGATACCTTATTTGTTCTTTCCCAATATGTGATGCCCAAACAGCTGCTCACGCAATTCGCGGGCGCAGTGGCGCGTGCGCGTTGCGGCAAGTGGACCCATGCCTTGATCAAGTGGTTCGTGGGCAAGTACCAAGTCAACATGGACGAAGCGGCTCAGCCCGACATCACGCAGTACGCCTGCTTCAACGACTTTTTCACCCGTGCCTTAAAGCCCGGCGCACGCCTCTTGGCCGATGCCGCGTTTGTGTGCCCCGTCGATGGCGCCATCAGCCAGTTGGGCCACATCGACGGCGACCAAGTGTTTCAAGCCAAAGGCCACAGCTACAGCACGCAAGCGCTGGTGGGCGGCGACGCCACCTTGGCAGCCCAATTTCAAGACGGCGAGTTCGCCACGATTTACCTCAGCCCCAAGGACTACCACCGCATCCACATGCCCAGCGCTGGTCGCCTGCGCCGCATGATTCATGTGCCCGGTGATTTGTTCTCGGTCAACCCCGCCACGGCGCGTGGTGTGCCCGGCTTATTTGCGCGCAACGAGCGCGTGGTGTGTGTGTTTGACATGCCTGCTGCTTCCGGTGAAAAACCTCAGCAATACGTGTTGGTGCTGGTCGGCGCCACCATCGTGGGCAGCATGGCCACACCTTGGCATGGCGTGGTCAATCCACCTCGTCCTGGCACGGTGCGCGAGTGGGCCTATGACGACCAAGAACTGAGCCTCAAACAAGGCGACGAAATGGGCCGCTTCTTGTTGGGCTCTACCGTAGTGTTGCTATGGCCCAAGGACACCATTGCGCTCAACCCTGCTTGGCAAGCTGCCCAAGGTGTGCGCTTGGGCGAGAAGATGGGTGATGCAGTGCACGCTTAA
- a CDS encoding AMP nucleosidase — translation MSIRPPFIAPTRHTDAESALAQVQALYQTSLDHLRLAMREFVAGKQFEQRVRAFYPFVRIHTKTGALQANSDGGSLSYGFVAEPGRYETTLTRPDLFAAYYREQFRLLLQNHGGTLEVGMSHQPIPVHFSFADNDHVEGEMSAERRQLMREVFDLPDLTAMDDGIANGTFQAKPNEPQPLSLFTAARMDYSLQRLRHYSGTSPEHFQNYVLFTNYQFYIDEFVRLGHEAMQDPNSEYLAFVEPGNVVTRRVGLSAEANDALGKVPPRLPQMPGYHLVRADHTGITMVNIGVGPANAKNITDHIAVLRPHAWLMLGHCAGLRNTQQLGDYVLAHGYVREDHVLDEELPLWVPIPALAEIQVALEQAVKDVTQCEGAELKRILRTGTVASTDNRNWELLPDNTPQRRFSQSRAVALDMESATIAANGFRFRVPYGTLLCVSDKPLHGEIKLPGMANHFYRERVDQHLRIGMRAIELLRQQGPAQLHSRKLRSFAEVAFQ, via the coding sequence ATGAGTATTCGCCCACCTTTCATCGCCCCCACCCGTCACACCGACGCCGAGAGCGCGCTTGCCCAAGTGCAAGCCCTGTACCAAACTAGCCTTGATCACTTGCGACTCGCCATGCGCGAGTTTGTGGCGGGCAAGCAGTTTGAGCAACGTGTGCGGGCGTTTTATCCGTTTGTGCGCATCCATACCAAAACGGGGGCGCTGCAAGCCAACAGCGACGGTGGCAGTTTGAGCTACGGCTTTGTGGCCGAGCCTGGCCGCTACGAAACCACCCTCACCCGCCCCGATTTGTTTGCCGCGTATTACCGCGAGCAGTTCCGCTTGCTGCTGCAAAACCACGGCGGCACGCTGGAGGTGGGCATGAGCCATCAGCCTATTCCTGTGCATTTCTCATTCGCCGACAACGACCATGTGGAAGGCGAAATGAGTGCAGAGCGCCGCCAACTCATGCGCGAGGTGTTTGACCTGCCCGACCTCACCGCCATGGACGACGGCATTGCCAACGGCACATTTCAAGCCAAGCCCAATGAGCCGCAACCGTTGTCGCTGTTCACCGCCGCACGCATGGACTATTCGTTGCAGCGTCTGCGCCATTACAGCGGCACCAGCCCCGAGCATTTTCAGAATTACGTGTTGTTCACCAACTACCAGTTCTACATCGACGAGTTTGTGCGTTTAGGCCACGAAGCCATGCAAGACCCGAACAGCGAATACCTCGCGTTTGTGGAGCCCGGCAATGTGGTCACACGCCGCGTTGGCTTGTCCGCGGAAGCCAACGATGCCTTGGGCAAGGTGCCACCGCGCTTACCGCAAATGCCCGGCTACCACTTGGTGCGCGCAGACCACACCGGCATCACCATGGTGAACATTGGCGTGGGCCCCGCCAACGCCAAAAACATCACCGACCACATTGCCGTGCTGCGTCCGCACGCATGGTTGATGCTGGGCCACTGCGCCGGCTTGCGCAACACCCAACAACTGGGCGACTACGTGCTGGCCCACGGCTATGTGCGCGAAGACCATGTGCTGGACGAAGAGTTGCCGCTGTGGGTGCCTATCCCCGCGCTGGCTGAAATTCAAGTCGCGCTAGAGCAGGCGGTGAAGGATGTGACGCAATGCGAAGGCGCCGAGCTCAAACGCATCTTGCGCACAGGCACGGTGGCCAGCACCGACAACCGCAACTGGGAACTGTTGCCCGACAACACGCCGCAACGCCGCTTCAGCCAAAGCCGCGCCGTGGCACTCGACATGGAAAGCGCCACCATTGCAGCCAACGGTTTTCGGTTCCGCGTGCCCTACGGCACGCTGCTGTGTGTGAGCGACAAGCCGCTACACGGCGAAATCAAACTGCCAGGCATGGCCAACCACTTTTACCGCGAGCGTGTGGACCAGCATTTGCGCATTGGCATGCGCGCCATTGAGTTGCTGCGCCAGCAAGGGCCTGCGCAACTGCACAGCCGCAAGTTACGCAGCTTTGCTGAAGTGGCGTTTCAATAA